From a single Candidatus Krumholzibacteriota bacterium genomic region:
- a CDS encoding tetratricopeptide repeat protein: protein MKLRWDKLLEFTRGEVKEESREIARLRRKYDSGEAGVGEILELARYLFEKKETKISERLLNELLTHPDIDEPALFDICSLFERAGNYDAAYCGYEKYCELSSGDAMPLYRMGRLLEMQGKLDEAIDLHNRALALEPENPECFYRLGVAFTKCRNFDEAEKNYRKALELDPTHSKSYTNLGYILDLGGRRNAALQQFRKAVQHNPKSAEAHFNLGALYGEEGDRQQAIKEFRIGLEIDSNCIEGHYNLGVALINEGRYDDARDEFKRILKIEGDNVNALFYLGLIYYRKGVYAKALKYLQHAVRLNPGNSTILYYLGESYNKLEQPDKAQEYFKRVAEINPADQRVYFSMGISYEKQDDKRKAREWYRMAENERSLKMGESHRITG from the coding sequence ATGAAATTACGCTGGGACAAGCTGCTTGAATTCACCAGGGGTGAGGTCAAGGAAGAGAGCAGAGAAATAGCCCGGCTGAGAAGAAAGTATGATTCCGGCGAAGCCGGAGTCGGCGAGATCCTCGAGCTTGCCAGGTATCTTTTTGAAAAAAAGGAAACGAAGATCTCGGAAAGACTGTTAAACGAACTTCTTACTCATCCCGACATAGATGAACCGGCGTTGTTCGATATATGTTCTCTCTTCGAAAGGGCGGGGAATTATGACGCTGCCTATTGCGGATATGAAAAATATTGCGAATTGTCAAGCGGCGACGCGATGCCTTTGTACCGCATGGGCAGGCTTCTCGAGATGCAGGGAAAACTCGATGAAGCGATAGACCTGCATAACAGGGCGCTTGCTCTTGAGCCTGAAAACCCGGAATGCTTCTACAGGCTCGGTGTCGCCTTTACAAAGTGCCGGAATTTTGATGAAGCGGAGAAGAATTACAGAAAAGCCCTCGAACTCGATCCGACTCATTCGAAGTCATACACAAATCTGGGGTATATACTTGATCTTGGCGGAAGGAGAAACGCAGCCCTTCAGCAGTTCCGTAAGGCTGTCCAGCATAATCCTAAAAGCGCTGAAGCTCATTTCAATCTTGGAGCCCTTTATGGGGAAGAAGGTGACCGCCAGCAGGCGATCAAGGAATTCCGGATCGGACTGGAGATCGATTCCAACTGCATAGAGGGACATTATAATCTGGGAGTGGCTCTTATCAACGAAGGCAGATATGACGATGCCAGAGATGAATTCAAAAGGATCCTGAAGATAGAAGGTGATAATGTAAACGCTCTCTTTTATCTCGGGTTGATATATTACCGCAAGGGGGTCTACGCGAAGGCTTTGAAATATCTTCAGCATGCCGTCAGGTTGAACCCTGGAAATTCGACGATTCTTTACTACCTTGGCGAATCGTATAACAAGCTGGAACAGCCCGACAAGGCGCAGGAATATTTCAAGAGAGTCGCAGAAATAAATCCGGCGGATCAAAGAGTATATTTCAGCATGGGCATTTCCTACGAAAAGCAGGATGACAAGAGGAAAGCAAGGGAATGGTACCGGATGGCTGAAAATGAAAGATCATTGAAAATGGGGGAGTCACACCGGATAACAGGATGA
- a CDS encoding geranylgeranylglycerol-phosphate geranylgeranyltransferase: MRRFLKIILIIRPHNVAAAVLCVSAGFVLASSTGDIPIALLTAVALVTAAGNVINDYYDLDIDSINKPRRAIPSGSVSASQARVIYIILLAAAAALLMLLDPVARVWIIAWIVTLHIYSAFLKRMYLSGNLAVSLVTGSGFLLGSYSGGSMAAGVFPSVCTALFVLGRELVKDCEDLDGDARCGARTVPAVSGRKPALRSAALIFLFLAVLFPAAGIVGLYNHIYTGLMFISVLPILVLSAIFSLRGKYHALSSLLLKLGMFFGILAFLFGSTG, encoded by the coding sequence ATGCGCAGATTTCTCAAGATCATACTGATAATCCGGCCTCACAATGTTGCTGCCGCAGTTCTCTGCGTGAGCGCCGGCTTTGTGCTTGCCTCTTCGACAGGGGATATTCCGATCGCGCTCCTGACAGCGGTAGCCCTTGTAACAGCCGCCGGAAATGTCATCAATGATTACTATGATCTCGATATAGATTCGATTAACAAACCTCGCAGAGCGATTCCATCAGGCTCAGTGTCGGCCAGCCAGGCGAGGGTGATTTATATTATCCTCCTAGCGGCGGCTGCCGCGCTTCTTATGTTGCTCGATCCCGTAGCCCGCGTATGGATAATCGCGTGGATCGTCACGCTGCACATATATTCAGCCTTCCTTAAAAGAATGTATCTCAGCGGAAATCTGGCCGTCTCACTCGTTACGGGAAGCGGTTTCCTCCTTGGCTCGTACTCGGGAGGGAGTATGGCAGCCGGAGTATTTCCATCTGTCTGCACCGCTTTATTCGTTCTTGGAAGAGAGCTGGTCAAGGATTGCGAGGATCTTGACGGAGATGCCAGGTGTGGAGCCCGCACCGTGCCGGCAGTCTCGGGCAGAAAGCCGGCGCTGAGGTCCGCGGCCCTGATATTTTTATTTCTTGCCGTCCTCTTTCCGGCAGCGGGGATCGTCGGGCTTTATAACCATATATATACTGGATTAATGTTTATTTCTGTCTTGCCGATACTTGTCTTATCGGCGATATTCTCGTTACGCGGAAAGTACCATGCTCTTTCCAGCCTTCTTCTTAAACTGGGGATGTTTTTCGGTATCCTCGCTTTTTTATTCGGTTCGACAGGCTAG
- a CDS encoding undecaprenyl-diphosphate phosphatase, giving the protein MSFEMINVLILAVIQGVTEFLPVSSSGHLVLAESILGSPVGRGQGSLMFEIAVHTGTLGAVIVIYRERARSLLSALFQWVSGAFKSDEGNIGELRYLVWILLGSLPAAVVGIFLRVHIVRFFDSPVLTSVCLLVTGFFLLFSRRRSGDSDLTWKIVLLIGAAQAVAILPGCSRSGWTITAALLAGVGFRKAAEFSFFLSIPAVLGALLLELINGEAVFTSMGVIYLLTGMIAAFGSGLLALRLLIYLLEKGRLYRFSWYLLPAATAALWYFIKTG; this is encoded by the coding sequence ATGTCATTTGAGATGATAAATGTATTGATTCTGGCCGTGATACAGGGTGTGACGGAATTTCTGCCTGTCAGTTCATCAGGCCACCTTGTTCTGGCCGAATCGATTCTCGGCAGTCCCGTCGGAAGAGGGCAGGGATCCCTGATGTTCGAGATTGCGGTCCATACCGGAACGCTCGGCGCGGTAATTGTGATATACCGGGAACGGGCCAGATCCCTGTTGAGCGCCCTGTTCCAATGGGTATCGGGTGCTTTTAAAAGTGATGAGGGAAATATCGGGGAACTTCGCTACCTGGTATGGATACTTCTTGGATCGCTACCTGCCGCTGTAGTGGGGATATTCCTTCGCGTCCACATCGTCAGATTTTTTGATTCCCCCGTCCTGACTTCAGTCTGTCTTCTTGTGACAGGTTTCTTCCTGCTTTTCTCCAGAAGGCGATCGGGCGATTCCGATCTGACCTGGAAGATCGTCCTGTTGATCGGGGCCGCCCAGGCAGTGGCTATTCTCCCCGGATGTTCAAGAAGCGGGTGGACGATTACCGCGGCGCTTCTTGCCGGCGTGGGATTCAGAAAGGCTGCCGAGTTTTCATTTTTTCTTTCGATCCCCGCGGTGCTCGGCGCCCTTCTGCTCGAACTTATCAATGGAGAGGCTGTATTTACAAGCATGGGGGTCATATATCTTTTGACCGGGATGATCGCCGCCTTCGGGTCTGGATTACTCGCGTTAAGACTGCTCATCTATCTTCTCGAAAAAGGCAGGCTTTACAGGTTTTCGTGGTACCTGTTACCGGCGGCAACGGCCGCCCTGTGGTATTTTATAAAGACCGGGTGA
- a CDS encoding valine--tRNA ligase, translating to MLDKVYDPASIDKKWSRIWAEKDVFHAGGRSGKPSYSIILPPPNVTGKLTVGHALGTTVQDILIRWKRLRGFDALWLSGTDHAGIATQNVVEKALRERGIERSDLGREKFLEECWKWKEQYHGRIVEQLERLGASLDWSREAFTLDPGVSRAVRKVFVSLYEEGAIYRGRYIVNWCPSCQTAISDEEVDFREEDSKLYYIRYPFTDRQGGVTVGTTRPETMLGDVAVAMSPEDPRAGEFKGLTVRLPLTDRDIPIIFDEAVDPQFGTGFLKVTPSHDSTDFEIGLRHRLDPVTVIDRQGKMNDDAGAFAGMDILTARKAVLSELEKNGFLEKIDDYRHSVGHHDRCGVVIEPYISRQWFLKMEQLAAPAISAVVDGEIGFFPVRWKNIYLSWMENIRDWCISRQLWWGHRIPVWYCGDCNAEIVSMDDPTECTLCGSSVLSQDEDVLDTWFSSWLWTFSPMGWPDETKDLERFHPTDVLVTGGDIIFFWVARMIMASLKFRKEIPFSSVYITGIVRDAKGRKMSKSLGNSPDPIDIIENNGADAFRFSLMMLSPPGQDIMFDEKKVEVGRHFANKIWNATRFVTGQGGSDLDLFGGRVDPDQDDPVIDLFGALYGREPAGEIRFGWEDRWILSRLATRFGEFEKNLDSFRFDEAVKTIYDFFWHEFCDWYLELSKPAFREGGERSAGAAVAVRAVLGVSMVMLHPVMPFISEEIWSMLSEDPPLLAGYHFQGIDGRLVDTGLEEDVIVFREIVTSIRNLRQSFNIPHQQEVKVIINCEQGKSLPEKLSRFSSQIALMTTAGSLHIAEGAEKPGASAAAGHASIEIYLPLEGIIDIEAEKARIEKELGKLAIECDKIGARLSGGGFAKKAPAEVVEREKTRFEEMSDKRSRLERILEDLR from the coding sequence ATGCTCGACAAGGTCTATGATCCGGCATCGATAGACAAAAAATGGAGCCGGATATGGGCGGAAAAAGATGTATTCCACGCCGGTGGCCGTTCCGGCAAGCCTTCTTATTCGATAATACTGCCGCCGCCGAATGTGACCGGAAAACTGACTGTCGGACACGCTCTGGGAACGACTGTCCAGGATATATTGATAAGATGGAAGAGACTTCGCGGATTTGACGCCCTCTGGCTTTCCGGGACAGACCACGCTGGGATCGCGACTCAGAACGTAGTCGAAAAGGCATTGAGGGAGCGGGGGATCGAAAGGTCTGACCTGGGCAGGGAAAAATTCCTTGAAGAATGCTGGAAATGGAAAGAGCAATATCACGGAAGGATAGTCGAACAGCTTGAGAGGCTTGGAGCATCGCTCGACTGGAGCAGAGAGGCCTTTACTCTGGACCCCGGAGTATCGCGCGCTGTCAGAAAGGTATTCGTCTCTCTTTATGAGGAGGGAGCGATCTACAGGGGAAGGTATATAGTCAACTGGTGTCCTTCCTGCCAGACGGCGATCTCGGATGAAGAGGTGGATTTCAGGGAAGAAGACTCGAAACTCTATTATATCAGATATCCATTTACGGACAGGCAGGGGGGCGTCACTGTCGGTACGACAAGGCCCGAGACAATGCTCGGTGATGTCGCCGTGGCCATGAGTCCCGAAGACCCGCGCGCCGGTGAGTTCAAGGGACTCACCGTGCGGCTACCCCTGACAGACAGGGATATTCCGATAATCTTCGATGAAGCAGTCGATCCCCAGTTCGGTACCGGATTTCTTAAAGTCACGCCATCCCACGACTCGACGGATTTCGAAATCGGCCTGAGGCACCGGCTCGACCCCGTCACCGTGATCGACAGGCAGGGGAAGATGAACGATGATGCGGGAGCTTTTGCCGGAATGGATATTCTTACCGCCCGAAAAGCGGTCCTGTCGGAACTTGAAAAAAACGGTTTTCTCGAGAAGATAGATGACTACAGGCACTCGGTCGGGCATCACGACAGATGCGGGGTCGTAATCGAACCATATATATCCAGGCAGTGGTTTTTGAAGATGGAGCAGCTGGCAGCTCCAGCCATATCGGCGGTAGTCGACGGAGAAATAGGGTTTTTCCCCGTTCGATGGAAAAATATCTACCTTAGCTGGATGGAGAATATCAGGGACTGGTGCATATCAAGACAACTCTGGTGGGGCCACAGGATCCCCGTTTGGTACTGCGGCGACTGCAACGCGGAGATAGTCTCGATGGACGATCCCACCGAATGTACGCTCTGCGGGAGCTCTGTTCTGAGCCAGGATGAGGATGTCCTGGACACATGGTTCTCCTCATGGCTATGGACTTTTTCGCCGATGGGGTGGCCCGATGAGACAAAGGACCTGGAAAGATTCCATCCTACCGACGTTCTTGTGACCGGGGGGGATATCATTTTCTTCTGGGTCGCCAGGATGATAATGGCTTCACTGAAGTTCAGGAAAGAGATCCCCTTTTCTTCAGTCTACATCACCGGAATAGTAAGGGATGCAAAGGGTCGAAAGATGAGCAAGTCGCTCGGCAACTCCCCCGATCCTATCGATATCATAGAGAATAACGGAGCAGATGCTTTTCGTTTCTCTCTCATGATGCTTTCACCTCCCGGCCAGGATATCATGTTCGATGAGAAAAAGGTCGAAGTCGGCAGGCATTTCGCCAACAAGATATGGAACGCCACGCGTTTTGTCACGGGCCAGGGTGGAAGCGATCTGGATCTATTCGGAGGGCGGGTAGATCCCGACCAGGATGATCCCGTGATAGACCTCTTCGGGGCCCTTTATGGCAGAGAACCGGCGGGAGAAATCCGATTCGGATGGGAGGACAGGTGGATCCTGAGCCGGCTGGCGACGAGATTCGGGGAATTCGAGAAGAATCTTGATTCTTTCAGGTTTGACGAAGCGGTCAAAACGATCTATGATTTCTTCTGGCATGAGTTCTGTGACTGGTATCTCGAACTTTCAAAGCCGGCGTTCCGCGAAGGGGGAGAAAGAAGTGCCGGAGCGGCAGTGGCGGTGAGGGCGGTACTGGGAGTATCAATGGTGATGCTTCATCCGGTGATGCCGTTCATATCAGAGGAGATATGGAGCATGCTCTCTGAAGATCCTCCTCTTCTCGCGGGATATCATTTTCAGGGGATCGACGGAAGGCTTGTCGATACCGGTCTTGAAGAGGATGTCATCGTATTCAGGGAGATCGTGACCAGCATTAGAAACCTCAGACAGAGTTTCAATATTCCACATCAGCAAGAGGTAAAGGTCATAATTAACTGCGAACAGGGAAAGTCGCTTCCCGAAAAGCTTTCCCGATTCAGCAGCCAGATAGCCCTGATGACCACGGCAGGTTCGCTTCATATAGCGGAAGGGGCGGAGAAACCAGGAGCCAGCGCGGCGGCAGGCCACGCGTCAATAGAGATATACCTTCCCCTCGAGGGGATCATCGATATAGAGGCTGAAAAGGCCAGGATCGAGAAGGAGCTTGGAAAACTGGCAATCGAATGTGATAAGATAGGCGCGAGACTCTCGGGTGGCGGATTCGCGAAAAAGGCTCCTGCCGAAGTGGTTGAAAGGGAAAAGACAAGATTCGAGGAGATGTCTGACAAGAGAAGCAGGCTGGAAAGAATACTGGAGGACCTCCGGTGA
- a CDS encoding helix-turn-helix domain-containing protein — translation MNEDKKEEKEEKNEKEIIAESLDIKGEKTVGEILLSARERSGLSLDAVSLETRLPKKSLEYLETDNFEAIPAKVYVTGFLRTYAGVLGLDVQQILSKYEVQTGQTHRSKGDCWEIEESTVEETLASPRIFRKYLLPVIGLGIIIAIVIWLAVRTGSDSVELPDDFPIATGQGVTAGQELPIDESGGGDAESSGEVLQPEEVEAKQPVSSQSSPARDENNSEFELKIIAGREDTTWFDIVIYTSVDSRPDSILRDFILFPGQVESIRTNRSVFFRTIGNAGGFTMERSGKRLPSFGRKGVVRKNITITGTDIIND, via the coding sequence GTGAACGAGGATAAAAAAGAAGAGAAGGAAGAAAAGAACGAAAAAGAGATCATCGCGGAATCCCTCGATATAAAAGGGGAAAAGACCGTCGGCGAGATCCTCCTGTCCGCGAGGGAAAGATCGGGGTTGAGTCTCGACGCGGTCAGTCTTGAGACGAGGCTGCCAAAAAAATCGCTTGAATATCTTGAGACTGATAATTTTGAAGCGATACCGGCAAAGGTTTATGTGACCGGTTTCCTGAGAACGTACGCCGGCGTCCTCGGCCTTGACGTGCAGCAGATCCTGAGCAAGTATGAAGTCCAGACAGGGCAGACCCATCGCAGCAAGGGGGATTGCTGGGAGATAGAAGAGAGTACGGTCGAGGAAACGCTGGCCTCTCCCAGGATCTTCAGAAAATATCTCCTTCCTGTAATCGGGCTAGGGATCATTATCGCAATCGTGATCTGGCTGGCGGTGAGAACGGGAAGCGACAGTGTCGAATTGCCGGATGATTTTCCGATTGCCACCGGGCAGGGAGTCACCGCAGGGCAGGAACTTCCGATCGATGAGTCCGGCGGAGGGGACGCCGAGTCTTCAGGTGAAGTGCTTCAACCCGAAGAGGTCGAAGCGAAACAACCCGTATCTTCTCAATCTTCTCCGGCGCGCGATGAGAATAACAGTGAGTTTGAACTGAAGATCATCGCCGGCAGGGAGGATACGACCTGGTTTGATATCGTGATCTACACAAGCGTCGATTCGAGACCGGACAGTATCTTACGTGATTTCATCCTGTTCCCCGGACAGGTCGAATCGATCAGGACTAACCGATCGGTTTTTTTCAGGACTATCGGTAATGCCGGCGGGTTTACGATGGAACGAAGCGGAAAGAGACTTCCCTCCTTCGGTAGAAAAGGCGTCGTAAGAAAAAATATTACAATTACCGGCACCGATATCATCAACGATTAG
- the uvrB gene encoding excinuclease ABC subunit UvrB: MMTQYRISTDYSLTGDQPQAVELLLDGIARGKKHQTLLGVTGSGKTFTIANVIARSQLPALVISHNKTLAAQLYGEFTSLFPESAVEYFISYYDYYQPEAFIPSTDTYIEKDVSINDDIDRMRLRATGSLMTRKDVIVVASVSCIYGLGSPESFARMTFSLKEGEEFGRDRLLRKLVNIRYRRSDIDFVRGSFRVRGDTIDLMPSYMEKALRIEMFDDQVERISVIDPVSGKIERRAPEISVFPSSHFVVSEESIGSAVEAIRADLETRVAELKNNGFDYEARRLATRTKYDIEMMLEMGYCTGIENYSRYFTGRSPGERPATLIDYFPDDFLVVIDESHVTIPQIRAMYNGDRSRKQTLVEHGFRLPSALDNRPLKFDEFDSVIDRFIYVSATPSEYELEKCHGEIVEQIVRPTGLLDPRIEVRPVEGQVDDLVGEIRKRVEKRQRILVTTLTKRMAEDLTAYLEKLGIKVRYLHSDIHALDRMEILRDLRYGEFDVLVGINLLREGLDLPEVTLVAVLDADKEGFLRSRTSLIQTAGRAARHTDGTVIFYADRVTGSMEKAIEETNRRREKQEEYNLRYGIEPRSIIKSIEEVRISTSVADAKSREKKPVADDLLLPIDIDDPRLIEIMEIEMRKEADALNFEKAASIRDRIEEIRMNLSRRQRRADP, from the coding sequence ATTATGACGCAATACAGGATCAGTACTGATTATTCCCTGACCGGAGATCAGCCTCAGGCGGTCGAACTACTTCTCGACGGGATCGCGAGGGGGAAGAAACACCAGACCCTTCTCGGGGTGACCGGATCGGGAAAGACTTTTACGATAGCGAACGTGATCGCCAGGTCACAGCTGCCAGCACTGGTGATCTCGCATAACAAGACTCTCGCTGCGCAGCTCTATGGCGAATTCACATCTCTTTTCCCTGAAAGCGCCGTGGAATATTTCATCAGCTATTATGATTATTATCAACCCGAAGCCTTTATCCCATCGACCGATACCTATATCGAAAAGGATGTCTCGATCAACGATGATATCGACAGGATGAGACTTCGAGCTACCGGGTCGCTGATGACAAGAAAGGATGTCATCGTCGTTGCAAGCGTCTCCTGCATATACGGTCTCGGATCGCCGGAGTCATTCGCAAGGATGACGTTTTCTCTCAAGGAGGGAGAAGAGTTCGGCCGTGACCGTCTTCTCAGGAAACTCGTCAATATCAGGTACAGGAGAAGTGATATCGATTTTGTAAGAGGGAGCTTCCGGGTCAGGGGGGATACGATCGACCTGATGCCTTCCTACATGGAGAAGGCCCTGAGGATAGAAATGTTTGACGATCAGGTAGAGAGGATCTCGGTGATCGACCCCGTTTCCGGCAAGATCGAGCGCAGGGCTCCTGAGATCTCCGTTTTTCCTTCTTCGCATTTTGTCGTATCGGAAGAAAGTATCGGTTCCGCCGTTGAGGCCATAAGGGCAGACCTTGAGACCAGGGTGGCAGAGCTCAAAAATAACGGGTTCGATTACGAAGCCAGGAGACTTGCCACGAGGACAAAGTACGATATCGAGATGATGCTTGAGATGGGGTACTGTACCGGGATTGAGAATTATTCGAGATATTTCACGGGACGCTCTCCCGGTGAGAGGCCTGCAACGCTGATAGATTATTTTCCCGATGATTTTCTTGTCGTTATCGACGAATCGCACGTGACCATTCCTCAGATAAGAGCGATGTACAACGGGGACAGGAGCAGGAAGCAGACACTTGTAGAACATGGATTCAGGCTTCCTTCAGCTCTCGATAACAGGCCTCTCAAATTCGACGAGTTCGATTCGGTGATCGACAGGTTCATATATGTCTCGGCTACACCATCGGAATATGAACTGGAGAAGTGCCACGGGGAGATCGTTGAACAGATAGTAAGACCGACAGGCCTGCTCGATCCCCGGATCGAAGTCCGGCCGGTGGAGGGGCAGGTTGACGATCTTGTCGGCGAAATACGCAAAAGAGTAGAAAAAAGACAGAGGATCCTAGTCACTACGCTTACAAAAAGGATGGCCGAGGATCTTACCGCGTACCTTGAAAAACTCGGGATAAAGGTACGTTATCTCCACAGCGATATCCACGCCCTCGACCGGATGGAGATCCTCAGGGACCTTCGCTATGGCGAGTTCGACGTGCTGGTCGGTATCAACCTCCTGCGCGAAGGGCTCGATCTGCCTGAAGTCACGCTTGTCGCGGTGCTTGATGCGGACAAGGAGGGATTCCTGAGATCACGAACATCACTGATCCAGACTGCCGGCAGGGCGGCAAGACATACCGACGGCACAGTGATCTTCTACGCGGATCGCGTTACCGGATCGATGGAGAAAGCGATCGAGGAGACGAACAGGAGAAGGGAAAAACAGGAGGAGTATAACTTAAGATATGGCATCGAACCCCGGTCGATAATCAAATCGATCGAAGAAGTCCGGATCTCCACTTCAGTCGCTGACGCGAAGAGCAGGGAGAAAAAACCTGTCGCCGATGACCTGTTATTACCGATTGATATCGATGATCCGCGCCTTATAGAAATAATGGAGATCGAGATGAGGAAGGAAGCGGACGCGCTGAATTTCGAAAAAGCGGCAAGCATCAGGGACAGGATAGAGGAGATCAGGATGAATCTAAGCAGGAGGCAAAGGCGTGCGGACCCATGA
- the nadC gene encoding carboxylating nicotinate-nucleotide diphosphorylase, producing the protein MRTHEQAVDTAVRRALEEDRAFEDLTSRLLVGGRMAGRGAIVARREGIISGQDAAMASFRCLDDSIEYDVVIPDGGKAGAGCEVARMSGRYAAILSAERTALNFLGHLSGIATLTSEYVLRTGDTGIRILDTRKTIPGMRILEKKAVADGGGVNHRPDLASYILVKENHIAAAGGIEAAVEILGRQITDAEIEVSSLKEFNALRPDPPARIMLDNFSPGMIDEAVASMAGWEGRKPEIEVSGGIDLENISSYLIEGVDFISVGRLTSSAPSLDLSLLLEGAV; encoded by the coding sequence GTGCGGACCCATGAACAGGCGGTAGATACTGCCGTACGAAGAGCCCTTGAAGAAGACCGGGCCTTCGAGGACTTGACGTCAAGGCTCCTTGTCGGCGGCCGTATGGCAGGGCGTGGAGCGATCGTGGCGAGGAGAGAGGGAATAATTTCCGGACAGGATGCCGCCATGGCATCGTTCAGGTGCCTCGACGATTCTATCGAATATGACGTCGTCATTCCTGATGGAGGAAAAGCGGGGGCGGGATGCGAAGTGGCAAGGATGTCAGGCCGGTACGCGGCAATCCTGTCGGCAGAGAGGACTGCGTTGAATTTTCTTGGACACCTTTCAGGGATAGCTACTCTGACGTCCGAGTATGTCCTCCGGACTGGTGATACGGGGATTAGGATACTCGATACCCGAAAGACGATTCCGGGAATGAGGATCCTGGAAAAAAAGGCTGTAGCGGATGGGGGGGGAGTAAATCATCGTCCTGATCTCGCTTCATATATCCTTGTAAAGGAAAACCATATAGCGGCAGCAGGCGGGATAGAGGCGGCAGTCGAGATACTCGGCCGGCAGATCACCGACGCTGAAATTGAGGTCTCCTCTCTGAAGGAATTCAATGCCCTCAGACCGGATCCGCCGGCAAGGATCATGCTTGACAATTTTTCTCCTGGGATGATAGACGAAGCTGTTGCCAGTATGGCCGGATGGGAAGGGCGAAAACCGGAGATCGAAGTCTCAGGAGGGATCGATCTTGAAAATATTTCCTCATACCTTATAGAGGGAGTCGACTTTATATCGGTCGGAAGACTTACCTCCTCCGCCCCATCCCTCGACCTGAGCCTACTGCTGGAAGGTGCGGTATGA
- a CDS encoding biotin--[acetyl-CoA-carboxylase] ligase — protein MTACDDFRLDDGCEWEELHPARLLGMMASTRLGRTVTLYDEIDSTNRAAAEAAAGGAPEGAVFIARRQYAGRGRKGRDWVATEDGSLVFSIILRPSRSPESLTTLLALAVARTVDRISPELETSIKWPNDIFIDGKKAAGILAESKGNDVIVGTGIDINETIDDFPEWLREIAVSLRIVSGMRFDRGKILAGIIAELEDLYSRWEREGLSVLKFDVERKLLWKGMEASIDTGAGIFSGVITGITSEGYLRMISAGGEEIFQTGDVAAKAGG, from the coding sequence ATGACTGCCTGTGATGATTTCAGATTGGATGACGGTTGTGAATGGGAAGAACTCCATCCGGCAAGGTTGCTCGGTATGATGGCTTCCACCCGGCTGGGCAGGACAGTGACTCTGTATGATGAGATCGATTCGACGAACAGGGCCGCCGCCGAAGCGGCGGCAGGCGGAGCTCCGGAGGGAGCGGTGTTCATAGCGCGGAGGCAATATGCCGGCAGGGGAAGAAAGGGCAGGGATTGGGTCGCAACAGAAGATGGCAGCCTCGTTTTTTCGATAATTCTCAGGCCATCGCGGTCGCCCGAATCACTCACCACGCTTCTCGCTCTGGCAGTGGCCCGGACTGTAGACAGGATATCGCCTGAACTTGAAACATCGATAAAATGGCCGAATGATATATTCATCGATGGGAAAAAAGCCGCGGGGATCCTGGCCGAATCCAAGGGAAATGACGTCATCGTCGGGACAGGGATAGATATAAACGAGACTATTGATGATTTCCCCGAATGGCTGAGGGAGATCGCCGTTTCTCTCAGGATCGTCTCGGGAATGAGGTTTGACAGGGGAAAGATACTTGCCGGGATAATCGCAGAGCTTGAGGATCTCTACTCCAGATGGGAGAGGGAGGGATTGAGCGTTTTGAAGTTCGATGTAGAAAGAAAACTTCTCTGGAAGGGGATGGAAGCCTCGATCGATACAGGTGCCGGAATTTTTTCGGGAGTGATCACCGGTATCACCTCCGAAGGTTATCTCAGGATGATCTCGGCCGGGGGAGAGGAGATCTTTCAGACTGGTGATGTCGCAGCGAAAGCCGGAGGATAG